The segment CTCCACCGGGGCAAAATACGCGGGCGGAGTTGGATACCAGTTGCCTTCTCCTTCTATAGGAGTATAGCGCGGGTAGTTACTGATCCGGTTATACTTGTCAGCTTTGGCGTAGGCCAGTATCTGTTTACTAACTCCCTGAGCATACGCCAGAGAAGCCGTGATAACTTCTTCCGCCAATCCTTCCCGACGGCATGAATCCAGCAACTTTACTTCCATAGAATCCAGCAACACGCCTGAAGGTTGCATTTTCTTAGCCGTTTCCAACATGGCCAACACCGCACTCAGCTCTGTGGAATAACCAGTAACGTCCTGAGGTTTAGTTATGGCTGGGTACTTGTTCAGGACCTCGTGCATAGATTGGTAAGTGCTGTCATTTTGCGAGATCACCTCATACCCTGCCAGCGTAGCATAGGAGAAAAAACGGGAGGCCAACGGCGGATTGGTCACATCATTCACCATGATGTCGGTCATGCGGTTAATGACCTGACTTATTTGGTCAGAGCTAAAGTCAAGGTTTTGTTTTTTCTCCTGACCAGGACCTGCACATCCCCAGAGGGCCAGCCAGACAAGAAAAACCGATACTAACTTTCTCATTATTGTAAACTGTAAGCTTTCACGGGCATCTGGTTCACCCCAAACAACACCGTATTTTTAATTTGCAAAATGCTTCTCACATCCCCCGTCAGCCGGAAGCCTGATTTCTGCTGGGGCACGCAGGTAAAGTTTCCTTTGCCGTCGTTCTGCAATAACAAGCCATAATTTGCATCGGCTTTCCCGAACCGTAAGCGGGCCTTGTTGATATTGCCTCCCAAGAGTAAGTCCTGGGCGCCATCGCGGTTATAATCCACGGTTGCCAAGGCTAACACCGGCGAGTACTGGGCTTGTAACGGCAGCTTCATTTCTTTGAACTTTCCACCTGCCCCACCCTGAAAATAAGCAGTTTGCAAGTAATTACTAGACAAGCGGCCTGCTCCCTTAAGTTCCTCCGGGGAAAAGATGTTCGTCAGGGTAGCGTTGGCAAAGCTGCTGTAATCCTGAAAGCGGGTGCGCATCATACTCACCTGGTCCATGAGCTCATCACGCGTTAAGTACGGGTAGCTTTTGCCCTGCATGTAGAAACACAGAATGGGGTCAATGGCTCCGTTGTCATCAAAGTCTTTGTACACCAACTCAGCAGGTTCTTTTTCTGAGGCTTTGCACTGGGTGTTTAAGCCCTGGTTTCCTAAAATCAGGTCTGGACGTTTGTCCTGGTTAAAGTCTCCAATTAATATTTTGTTCCACCAGCCGCTGTAGTTCTTAGCGAAGAAGGCGGACGTGTTTTCGGTCAGTTTTCCGTTATTCAGGCTGAAAACAGTGATCGGCATCCATTCGCCCACTACTACCAATTCAACCTTGTTGTCTCCGTTCAGGTCATACCAGGCAGCATCAGTGACCATGCCTATGTTTTGTAGCTTGGAAGCCACCGCAGTGGTTTGGTCAGTGAACTGTCCTTTGCCGTTGTTGAGCAAAACATAACTTCTTGGGGTTTCCGGGTAGCGGCCCGGCACCACGCGACCGCCCACAAACAAATCCTGAAAACCATCGCCGTTGATGTCAGAGGCACGTACGCAGCTTTTGCTGGTCAGCATGGCCGGGAGTGCAGCTGTACTCTTGGTGAAATTACCTTTGCCGTCATTCAGATACAAACGGTCTTGCAGGGCGGCATCTTCTGGCAGGAAGTTGTGGTAGCCTCCGCTCACTACGTATAAGTCTAAGGCCTTGTCGTTGTTCGCGTCAAAGAACAAGGCGTCTGTGTCTTCACTGGCTTTATCTGTGGCAAATGCCGAAATTTGTTTTAAAGCGAATTTTCCGTTTTTAGCCTGTAAATAGATGGTTCCAGGCTGCCCCGCGGCACCTCCGGCAAAGATATCTTCTAGGCCATCCCCGTTTACATCGCCTTTCACCAGGCAAGGGCCCGAGAACGACATGGGATTGATCATTAGAGGCTGACGCTTGAAGTCATTCACGGTGCTTTTCTGGTGCGCAAACGTTACCGGCGATGCAGTTTCAGTGAAGTAGGTCTTACCGGCTTTTGGCGCCACGTAGGTAGAAGTAGCGTTCTTTTCCTCCAGGGTTAAGACTTGGTTTACCTTTATATTCTGCAACACCTGCTGCTTGCCTCCCAGCCACACAATTCGTAGGGAGTCTACAGTAGCGTTACCCCCTAACCCGAAATGCAGAATTGGAGACACGCTGGACTGGAAGCCGCGCGAGGTCATTTGTTCCTGGAACTGTTGCTGCCCCTTCTGGTACAAGGTAATCTTTGCCCCAAGACCATCGGTGTTTTTGCCTGCTCCTGCCAGTTTTACCTGTAGGTATTGGTGCTTCAATTGCTTCTCTGCCTGGTTCTGGTATAGAAATGCAGTTTGATTCACATTGTTTGTGACTAGATCCAGATCACCGTCATTGTCAAAATCAGCGTAGGCGGCACCGTTGCTATTAGAGGATTGGTCAAACCCCCAGCTTTTGCCCATGTTGCTGAACTGCAGATTGCCGTTATTCTTAAACATGTAATTCGTTACCATTGATGAAGGCATTTTTGACAACAGGTCCATGAGGCCTTGAGGCGTCATCCTTCCATTCATTCGCTGATAGTACGAACTTTGGAATTTGAGAAAGTCCATGTTGGTGAAATCTTTCAAATACCCGTTGCTCACGAAAAGGTCTTTCCAGCCATCATTATCATAATCTGCTAGTAAAGGCGCCCAACTCCAGTCAGTATTGGAAACGCCGCTCATCTGCCCAACCTCGCTGAAGGTACCATTGCCATTATTCACCTGCAGCATGTTGCGCATGTACTGATGGTTGAAACCTGCCCGCACAATCATGTCGAAGTACTCATAATTGTCAGGCCCGAAGAGAAGCTTTTGGCGCTTGTTGTCTTCCGGCAGCATGTCCAGGGTCATAATATCTGGCTGGCCATCGTTGTTGATGTCGCTTATGTCATTACCCATGGAGTAGATGGACGTGTGCTGGATGCTACCTTTTGTTTGGTCGCTGAAAGTGCCGTTCTGATTGTTGATAAGAAGAAGGTCTGGGGCCGAATAATCATTAGACACGTAAATATCCTGCCACCCATCTCCGTTTAGGTCCGCTATACCGGCGCCCAATCCAAACGAAAAGGAAGAATTGCCCAGTCCTGCCTTATCTGACACATCTTTAAACACTCCGTTGTTGTTCTGGTACAGCTTTGACTGCATGTTCCGGGCCGGCTTCTTCTTTATTTCCTGAATGGTGGCATCTTCCAAATTACTGAACTGAACCGGATTGTGGTTGAGCAGGAACATATCAAGGTCCTGGTCGTGGTCATAATCGAAGAAGGAAGCATGGGTACTGTAAGAGGAATCCGCGAGGCCCATTTCTTTAGCTTTATCTAAAAAACTAGGCACACCCTCTTGGTCAGGTCCCTGGTTGATAAACATCTGATTTTTTCTGGCACTTCCGGGCATATTACCAGAGTAGCACTGATAAATATCAGGGAGGCCGTCGCCGTTTACGTCGGCAATGGTGGTACCGGTTTTCCAGGTATTGAGAACACCGGCTACGCCGGCCCTATTGGTAATGTTCTCAAATTGCATTTGCCCTTTGTTCAGGTACAGCTGGTTAGGCACCATATTGCCGGAAAAATAGATATCCTGCAAACCGTCTTGGTTTAGATCACCAATGGCAATACCTCCACCATTATAAAAATATTGGTACGCCAAAATATTAGCATAAGGTGTTTCTGTGAGCGTGTTAGAGAAACCAAGGTTGGTTTTCTCAGGTGCGAGTAGGGTAAATAAGGTAGGCTGAGCGGGGGTATCGGCTTCCTGTATTGTTTCCTTTTCCGAACTTTCTTTCTGACAACCAAAAATTTCTAGTAAAACTAAGGCTGCCCCTATTAGGGAAGTACGATTTAGCAAATACATGATGGACTATTAAAAAAGCCTATAATATTACAGAATCTATTTCAATTCCTTAAGAATTGTTTTTCACCTGAAATCCAAATACCTCAAAGAAACAGCCTGGCACCCTATTCAAAAGACGATATTTGCACTCATTAGGGCAAAAATTTACTAGATCCTGAAAGCCTAACATCTTATGTAAAGCAATAGTTGCCTAAAGACAGAAGTTATAGAAAGCTTATAAATTGGTGGTGGCGCTGCTGTAGCTTCCCGCTTTTACTATGTCAATATTCAGGACTTGTAGTAGCAAAAGTTACAAGACTGATTACATCTGCGGGTATGCAGGATTACTTCCTTGATTCTGGTTTCGATGAGAATTTCTATTCTAGAAATGCCTACAATACAGAAGCATGTTGTAGTCTATAAGAATAATTCAGGGGGAGAAGGAATCTTTCAGAAAGAAAACCCGTACCTAAAACCTCATAAACCTTTAAAACTATGGAAGATAATAATCAAGAAACTAAAGCACTCTCCGACCTTATCCAAAATCCGCAGGAAATCTCCAATATCATCAACAACCCGGCAGATTCTGGGGTGAAATTTTACCAATCACTTCGCAACAAAGACAAACAGTATGTGGCTTTTGCGGCAGGTATTGGCCTCCTTGCCTATGGTTTTTTCCTGGGCAGAGGAAGCAAGAAGTCAACCACTAGTCAAATAGGTGGCGGTAAAAAAGGAAAAAATAAAGGTGGGCAATCTCAAGCAGCTAGCGCCAGCTTAGATCAAGGTACTGCTACCGGTTCAGGAGCAGGTTATGGTGGCGACTATACTAGTGGCAACCAGGGTAGCAACTACCAGGGTGGTGGTGATTTCAACCACTAAGAGTAGGAGTACCTCCAACTAAATCATTACCTTTTCAAAAGGGTGCGAGAAGTTAACTCGCACCCTTTTTGTTTGCCCTTTCATGAATTAGTTTAGATAACCTGCAAGAATCTTATTTGTAGATTTTTTAGTTAAAGGCCAATATTGACAAAATACCCAGTAAGCTGCTCCTGACTGATTACTATGGCTTCTATTCCCAGCTTTGAAAAAAACATTATTTAGGCCTTTTCTAGTACCTCTATAACCCATTTCATTGGTTACTTTTGTACAAGGTTTCCCATACAAAGCCTAAGGAGGTATGGCCTGTAATTGAAGAGGACCCTACTACCCAAACACTATTTAACATTCCCCTAGCTTATTCAGCATAGCTCTATATTTATACTAAATGCTATTCGATCTACAAGAACTTACTAAGAAAGAAAAAGGCTTTATCGCTATCGTCCTTCTCTACTTTATTACTCTTTATTTCGCTCGGCTTAGTGGAGTAAATTCAGTAATAACTGGATTGCTAGTGGTTTATAGTTTTTCCATGAGTACCCTGCAGGAGAAGAAGGAGGTTCTGAAGCAAAGACCTTATATTCTAGGCATGCTCTTGTTTTTCCTTGCTTTGGTGATCAGCACGCTTTTGTCAGAAGATATAGCGTGGGGTATGCACCATTTAAAAATTAGACTCCCCCTCTTGCTATTCCCCGCCAGCATAGGACTGCTGCAACTAAATAGAAGCCTTAAAGACAAAATCTTACTTTCTTTTGCAGTTATTACGGCGTTAGTAGCAGTGTTGTGCTTAGTTACCAGCATCTATGCTGCCACTACTGCTAATAGAACTGACTACATGTATAATGATGCGTTGACGGGTATCACCAGGCAACAGTCAGTTTATATGGCATTAGCTGTTAATTTTGCAATCTACATCTTCGCTAAGAATATCCTTTTTGGAATAGGTAAACAAAAAGGAATGATGCTCTTAGCAATAATCTTTCTTTTTGCCTTCAGTTACTTGTTAGCAAGTAGAATCATGTTTGCGCTCCTGATAGGTACCACCCTATGTTTTAGCATTTACTACATTATCCGTCACCGGAAGATATTGGAGGGTGTCACTCTTGTATTCGTCTTGTTTTTAGGAATACTAGCAATAAACAAGTTTATGCCTTCTACCTTCAATAGGTACAAAGAACTAACTTATCGTGGTTTTGATTTTGAAAGCCGAGGCAAGGAAAGTCATTACAATATGAAAGTCACACCTGACCAATGGAACGGTGCCAATTTCAGGCTAGCTGCCTGGACCTGTGGTCTGGAGGTATTCCAGAATAGCCCTCTAAAAGGGGTTGATCTTGGAGATAAAGAGGCAGCTCTTCTTGAGAAATATAAAGAGAAGAAATTTTATATAGCCATAGAAACAGACAAAAACGTTCATAGCAACTACCTGGATATTCTTTTTAGCCTAGGTATAATTGGCTTTATTATCTTTCTAGCTGGTTGGATAATTCTCCCCTTAGCTTTTGCTTATAAAAACCATAATGGATTAGCAGCCATTGTAATATTGACCTTTGCAGCTGCTTGGATAACGGAGGTTTATTTTGGAAAAAATTTCGGAACCATGCTGGTCGGTTTCTTTATTCCTTTCATCTTAATTGATGATACGAAAACGAAAAAAGTCCAACAATGATTATTGTTGGACTTTAAAAAATGTCTACCTATGGTTTGAAAGTGAAACGATCAATGATTGTCTTCCATATAGAGCTCAATAGCTTTATCTGTATTACCGTAGAAAACTAATTCACCGTGTTTCAGGAACGCTGCTCTGTTACAATATTGCCGTATTACCTCCATGCTATGGCTTACTAATATTACTGTTTTTCCTTCTATCCAAGAGCTTTCAAATACTTTAATAGCTTTTTCTTGAAACTTAACATCACCTACTGCAAAAATTTCATCTAGGAACATTATATCTGCCCCTGCCTTTACAGCAATAGAAAAAGCTAACCGGGCAACCATCCCAGAAGAGAAAAACTTGATTTTAGTATCTATAAACTCCTCTAGTTCTGCAAATTCTATAATCTCATTAAAGATGGCATCAATTTCCTTGATGCGGAGTCCTAAAACCGAACCAGAAACATAGACGTTTTCACGGGCAGTAAGTTCATGACTCATGCCTACGCCCAAATTCATTAGCATGGTAGAACCATTGATACGGATTTGACCACTATCACTGGGGTAAACCCCTGCTAAAAGTTTTACCAGAGTTGATTTTCCACACCCGTTTCTACCTAAAAGCCCTATACACTCACCTTTCATTATTTCAAAAGACATATTTTTAACCGCAGGCACATTTCTATTCCTGGTAGGGTTAAAAATATTAAAGAGCCGGTGCTTAACAGTATTATGGCTGTCTTCTGAAATATGAAAGGTCTTACTTATATTTTTAGCCTCAATGGCAAATTCTTTTTCCATGTTTTATTAAAGCTTTTCAGCAGCCCTTGCTCCAATTTTGTTTAATAAGATAAAGCCAACCAACAACAGAACCAATGCATAACCAAAATCAAAAAATAACATACCTATATCAGGCATGCTTTTCTCCATCATCACCTTTCGGGCATTGATTATTATACCAGCAATAGGGTTTATATAGGTTAAAGAAGGAAGTGCTTCTTTGAACAAGGCTAGTTTATAAAAGATTGGGGAAAGAAAAAATAGCGCAGCAGTAAACACTTGCCATATCTGAGTGATATCTTTTGCTATCACATAAATACAAGAGAGGATCAATGAAAGAGCAAGGGATAAAACAAAAAGTGTAACAAAGAGGGGCAGAATCCAAAGGTTTAACAAGCTAAGCCCTTGTATATCTGTTTCAACAAAGTTGAGGAATATAATAAACATGAACAGGTTGAAGAAAAAACCTATACTGTTGCTCAAAAGAGTAGACAAATAAATCTCCATCTTATTCATGTTACTGTACTCATAAAGGTATTTCTTAGTTTGCAGAATTTGAATTGTACCAGAAGTACTTTCTACAAAGAAATTCCATAGTATTAGCCCAATAAAAAGATAAGAGGCAAAGGCCGGAACATCAGTTTTAAGAATAGATTTAAATACAACGTAGTAAATAGCAACATCCATCAAAGGCTTTAGAAGTGCCCATAATAGCCCAAGGTTATTTTCATAATATCTTAATTTGAACTCAATCTTAGCCAACAACCATAATCGCTCAAGTTTATTTGATCCAATTAAGAAACTTGTAATCATTTTAATCATAAAATTCAATTTGACTTCACTTTACTGTAACCTGCTAAAGCTATTTTGCGCAAAAGCGGTTGCTGTTTGATTATAGAAAATAACTTTCTAAGCACTTTATCAGATTTTGAACTTCCTGAAAATAGGTGGTAATCCATAGTAGGATTTTCTACTCCAAATCCAGGGCCGTTGGCATTAAGTAAATTAGATACTTCTACCCCAAATGTACCATAGAAGCTTTTATGCTTTTCTGCTAAAATCTTGTATAGGTAGCTCTTGTTCTCATTATTGAAACCTCTAGCCATTGAGTTTTTTCGCACCCGGTAATTAAACAGAACTTCGGGCAGCACGACTCCTTTATAACCATTAGCGACCATGTTCATGACACTATCATAATCTTCCATACCATAAACAAACCCCTTGTCATTCAACCCACTGGCCAAGAAGGAGTCTTTTTTATAAACCAACCCACTTGAGTTTACCATATTGTGATAAAGCAAATAAGGAGGTTCAGGGTTGAAAGCAGGCCAAACGGAAGTTGAATTTTCAAAGTACTGCACCCAACATCCAACAAAATGAACATTGGGTTTTGATTTTAAAACATTAACTGCTTTGGAGTAATAAGCAGGATGGACAGTGTCATCAGCATCTAAAAACGCTAAATATTTGCTTGAGGCATGTAATGCACCTGCATTTCTTGCTTCAGCCAAACCTCTATTCTTCTGATTGACTACTTTTATCTGTTTATCTTTTCTTAGTTCCTGAAGAACCATAAGGCTTTCAGGAGAATCGCTTCCATCATCTAAAACTATAATTTCAATATTTTGGTAAGAAGAAGATTTTATAGAATTGATAGTTTCTTTCACTAAATGCCCCATGTTATAGTATGGTATCACCACAGATAATAGGCATTCCTGCATCTCATCAGGCTTTTCAGAAAAGTCTAAATCTACCTCAGAGCTAACTTGAGTATAAACAAAATTTTTATTCTGAAGAGCTTCAGGTTTACAGGCGTTTAGAACTTTAAGCTTTTCATTATAATATGTGGTTGGATTACAAGCTTCACCAATCTTAACGGCAGCGTTGTTACCAATTGCATCTAGTTGCTCCTTTGTTAAAGAAAAAATTTGAATAATCTTTTCTTCTAATGCGCCTGGCTTATTATGGTCAAAGAGAAATCCATTAAGACCAT is part of the Rufibacter tibetensis genome and harbors:
- a CDS encoding O-antigen ligase family protein; the protein is MLFDLQELTKKEKGFIAIVLLYFITLYFARLSGVNSVITGLLVVYSFSMSTLQEKKEVLKQRPYILGMLLFFLALVISTLLSEDIAWGMHHLKIRLPLLLFPASIGLLQLNRSLKDKILLSFAVITALVAVLCLVTSIYAATTANRTDYMYNDALTGITRQQSVYMALAVNFAIYIFAKNILFGIGKQKGMMLLAIIFLFAFSYLLASRIMFALLIGTTLCFSIYYIIRHRKILEGVTLVFVLFLGILAINKFMPSTFNRYKELTYRGFDFESRGKESHYNMKVTPDQWNGANFRLAAWTCGLEVFQNSPLKGVDLGDKEAALLEKYKEKKFYIAIETDKNVHSNYLDILFSLGIIGFIIFLAGWIILPLAFAYKNHNGLAAIVILTFAAAWITEVYFGKNFGTMLVGFFIPFILIDDTKTKKVQQ
- a CDS encoding VCBS repeat-containing protein translates to MYLLNRTSLIGAALVLLEIFGCQKESSEKETIQEADTPAQPTLFTLLAPEKTNLGFSNTLTETPYANILAYQYFYNGGGIAIGDLNQDGLQDIYFSGNMVPNQLYLNKGQMQFENITNRAGVAGVLNTWKTGTTIADVNGDGLPDIYQCYSGNMPGSARKNQMFINQGPDQEGVPSFLDKAKEMGLADSSYSTHASFFDYDHDQDLDMFLLNHNPVQFSNLEDATIQEIKKKPARNMQSKLYQNNNGVFKDVSDKAGLGNSSFSFGLGAGIADLNGDGWQDIYVSNDYSAPDLLLINNQNGTFSDQTKGSIQHTSIYSMGNDISDINNDGQPDIMTLDMLPEDNKRQKLLFGPDNYEYFDMIVRAGFNHQYMRNMLQVNNGNGTFSEVGQMSGVSNTDWSWAPLLADYDNDGWKDLFVSNGYLKDFTNMDFLKFQSSYYQRMNGRMTPQGLMDLLSKMPSSMVTNYMFKNNGNLQFSNMGKSWGFDQSSNSNGAAYADFDNDGDLDLVTNNVNQTAFLYQNQAEKQLKHQYLQVKLAGAGKNTDGLGAKITLYQKGQQQFQEQMTSRGFQSSVSPILHFGLGGNATVDSLRIVWLGGKQQVLQNIKVNQVLTLEEKNATSTYVAPKAGKTYFTETASPVTFAHQKSTVNDFKRQPLMINPMSFSGPCLVKGDVNGDGLEDIFAGGAAGQPGTIYLQAKNGKFALKQISAFATDKASEDTDALFFDANNDKALDLYVVSGGYHNFLPEDAALQDRLYLNDGKGNFTKSTAALPAMLTSKSCVRASDINGDGFQDLFVGGRVVPGRYPETPRSYVLLNNGKGQFTDQTTAVASKLQNIGMVTDAAWYDLNGDNKVELVVVGEWMPITVFSLNNGKLTENTSAFFAKNYSGWWNKILIGDFNQDKRPDLILGNQGLNTQCKASEKEPAELVYKDFDDNGAIDPILCFYMQGKSYPYLTRDELMDQVSMMRTRFQDYSSFANATLTNIFSPEELKGAGRLSSNYLQTAYFQGGAGGKFKEMKLPLQAQYSPVLALATVDYNRDGAQDLLLGGNINKARLRFGKADANYGLLLQNDGKGNFTCVPQQKSGFRLTGDVRSILQIKNTVLFGVNQMPVKAYSLQ
- a CDS encoding ABC transporter permease — encoded protein: MIKMITSFLIGSNKLERLWLLAKIEFKLRYYENNLGLLWALLKPLMDVAIYYVVFKSILKTDVPAFASYLFIGLILWNFFVESTSGTIQILQTKKYLYEYSNMNKMEIYLSTLLSNSIGFFFNLFMFIIFLNFVETDIQGLSLLNLWILPLFVTLFVLSLALSLILSCIYVIAKDITQIWQVFTAALFFLSPIFYKLALFKEALPSLTYINPIAGIIINARKVMMEKSMPDIGMLFFDFGYALVLLLVGFILLNKIGARAAEKL
- a CDS encoding ABC transporter ATP-binding protein, translated to MEKEFAIEAKNISKTFHISEDSHNTVKHRLFNIFNPTRNRNVPAVKNMSFEIMKGECIGLLGRNGCGKSTLVKLLAGVYPSDSGQIRINGSTMLMNLGVGMSHELTARENVYVSGSVLGLRIKEIDAIFNEIIEFAELEEFIDTKIKFFSSGMVARLAFSIAVKAGADIMFLDEIFAVGDVKFQEKAIKVFESSWIEGKTVILVSHSMEVIRQYCNRAAFLKHGELVFYGNTDKAIELYMEDNH
- a CDS encoding glycosyltransferase, with translation MKFWLLTTEYPPQFGGGIGTYCYQWANILKSTGHEITVFLPNKAITNFIEKEINDIRVIEFSPFLVNTAAFLGYETMISYSFAEIVKIFVEKEGVPAWIEAQEYNGIAYFLLQKKHLGYPLFKDLQVLITCHAPSFLYFEFNHINNYKLPYFWIGEMEKYCIQAADVCISPSQYLIDRLLERHTFNKTFHVLPNPFKISHKAGEEVPSENSVVFLAKLSPSKGILQTLQSFKNLWRLGLKFKLKLVGDRNYFYHAKQCMMGDYIKKTYSEFIKQGLLEMTGVLPPEKVQAEIRAAKMVLVPSTVDNFPYTVVECMEAKKVVLASEQGGHCEIIEDGLNGFLFDHNKPGALEEKIIQIFSLTKEQLDAIGNNAAVKIGEACNPTTYYNEKLKVLNACKPEALQNKNFVYTQVSSEVDLDFSEKPDEMQECLLSVVIPYYNMGHLVKETINSIKSSSYQNIEIIVLDDGSDSPESLMVLQELRKDKQIKVVNQKNRGLAEARNAGALHASSKYLAFLDADDTVHPAYYSKAVNVLKSKPNVHFVGCWVQYFENSTSVWPAFNPEPPYLLYHNMVNSSGLVYKKDSFLASGLNDKGFVYGMEDYDSVMNMVANGYKGVVLPEVLFNYRVRKNSMARGFNNENKSYLYKILAEKHKSFYGTFGVEVSNLLNANGPGFGVENPTMDYHLFSGSSKSDKVLRKLFSIIKQQPLLRKIALAGYSKVKSN